In Oryza sativa Japonica Group chromosome 8, ASM3414082v1, the sequence aagcacacGTTGCCGCGCATGGCCACACGCTTAATTACTTTAAGCTAGCTAGCATTAGTAgtgatagattatatatatacttaaaatGTGATGTCCTAGAATGAGTATAAATACAGTTAAATTATGATATATAAGTACATCGCAAATTGTTGTTAATATATAAAAACATattgttgacattttttttacttggacCACTTCAGGGGGAGTAATTTTGAGATTTGATACGTAAAATAGTGGTGTGTTTGCACGGGTAgattcttcattttttttagataatagaaatggGTTACATCTCTGGCCTCTATCCATAGGCACACGGCCAACGATTATAGAGTATACATTTAtagttttaataatttttataaataCATAGTTAAGTAACCTCTAGTTCTTATAGTTAAGAAACACATTATTAAGAAACTAGTATGTCAATGCCTTCGTAcaacatactacctccgtcccaatataagTGCAGTTGTGAGTTTCCATACATATCTGGTATTTGATCGTTCATCTTATTGAATGAttgatattattattgttattagatgataaaatatgaatagcaTTTTATGtgtgaataatttttttaattttttcataaatgttttaaataagacgaacggttaaacattggacacagaaacccacaactgcacttatattagaatggatggagtaaaACAGAACGGATGTATACTAGCTGAAAGTGTGTTcaatttcaaaaaagaaaacctagctagctagctagacctAGGAAACAAAAGGAGTcgagataaataatattgggAACGAGTGAACGACACCCAAAAGTACCAACATTGCTTTGCAAGTTGGCATGTCACATGTGTAATAGAGGTGTGGCAAAATAGATTATTAAGAGATGATCTATTGAggactatgaaaaaaaaaggaaagccaCGAGGAATCCTAACTGACCTGTTTTGTGGATTAGAACATCTACTTCTAATCCTAGGAGGATCCACGAAGGGGTATACATAAATATAATACCAAATATTATTGTTAGTTGTTGAATGTTAATCTAACAGTTGCAAATGTGATTGATCtatagaaaaaattatcaaTCACCACTATGTCAGTGTCAAAGGGAATTCGTAAAAAAATTAAGTTCATATATTACACGTTGCATACCTTTCACAACTATACGAAATGAAATCCCATGAAAACATAGAGGAATGCCATGGCGATCAACATCAATtactatgtattttttttagataatagaatttATTTCGTCTTTAGCTTCAAAAAAGGTACAACAAACTGTTTCAGATGTTGTAGTTCGAACTACTGCAGATTATAATATCATATCTTCattaaaaacaagaaaactaCCAACACCTATTGCTAAACCTATATCTATAGTTGACGAAAATGTACATAACCATTGTTTCTGCGTAGAGGCTTGCAAGTTGCATGTAGTCCTTGTCTTTATCAAAAACCAGGAACAAAATCTCCGAAATCAGCGGCTAATTGTTATGCTGATCGAATTTCGTGCACATCACCACCAACAACCAACATCGAACCGAAGCAAAAGATAACCACCGCCACAACCATTGGAGCTGACCCGACAAGGATATTGACAATGGTTATGAAGGTTGCCACTAGACAGATGACACTCCCATCGTCTCAATCACTGGATCTTGCAGACGGGACCTCGACCACGACCTGAGCTAGCCAATCATTGTCATCGTATATTAGCTCAGCCTTGACATGCCCGCGAAGTCACGGACATGAGCTTACAACATCGGAGCCGATGCCAATGATGGTGATGGGGAACACGAGGTGCGTGAAGGAAACTCAAAGCCAAAGTAATAGATGAGCAAGTTGAAATCTCCATGGTGCCGGGGAATACGTACTATCTCCATTCTACGTGCAATCAATTCTTTAATTTTGAATCATGATAatagattaaaaaattaaaatggccATAGTATATGGATGGGATGCAGGTCTCGAGGGTTGGTGGAATGATAGGACCCACTAAGAATATATCATAAAAAGTAATAGGGTAAAAGTCACATTTTACGTATCCTATACAGTTCTACCAAAATAAAATGGCAACATCAAATTGGGGCAAAATAGAAGATCACACTGGTTAACGTCAGTACGTCAGCATACTTGTACTTTCGGTTGTATCCTTTGTAATAATATCAAAATTATTAAACACAGTGTGGCACATGCCCTATACcacatagctagctagctagctgctacaCATCCATCTTGTGAAAGATCGTCGCGGCTTCACTTCTCCGCAGCGACAAACAAGGGCAAAAGGCACAAAATTAAAGCACATATTGATTGAttgtatgtacgtacgtacgtacgtactgtGCACTTGCCTTTTCTCAAACGTGCTTGTTAACATCATATATTGGGCAGCAGTACAATATTCCTTCTAAATTTTGCCACCAAACTGTCCGTTTCCAAACCTCTTGTTTTGCATTGCAAGCAGTCTTGCGGCTCTCCTCCCACACGGAGAGGTTGACCATTACCAGCATGCGTGTTGTTATCCATCGCAAATTAAAGCTGATTTAAATCATATCAAACAACACGTCTTCCGTGCACTATAAGTATAATCTCTCACTCTCTCCTCTTTGATCATCATCAGCTCATCGATCACTAGCATAGCTAGCTGGCTGCAAATCTGCAAAATGAATATGATGAGTAACTAATGCGTACATAGGAGAGTGTGTTTCTTGCCTATATTAGTGATTAGTTGCGAGCTTAGCTAGCCATGGATCATATTGGAattagcggcggcggcgagggcggggtGGTGTCTCCGGCGcagccgtcgtcgccggagcgGCGGTACAAGGGCGTGCGGCTGCGGAAGTGGGGGCGGTGGGTGTCGGAGATCCGGATGCCCAACAGCCGGGAGAGGATATGGCTGGGCTCGTACGAGTCCGCCGAGAAGGCGGCGCGGgcgttcgacgccgccgccgtctgcctCCGCGGCTCGCGCGGCGCCGGCTCGCTCAACTTCCCGGAGTCCCCCCCTCCCgacgtccgccgccgcttccccggCGCGGCTCTCACGGTCGAGCAGATCCAGGCCGAGGCGGCGAGGCACGCCAACCGCCCGTTTCCGGcgaacaccgccgccgccggcgggtcgtcgtcgtcgtactcGATCTCGCAGCGGCAAGAAGCAGCAGCCCCTGCGCGGTCGACGAGCAACG encodes:
- the LOC107275353 gene encoding ethylene-responsive transcription factor ERF017; the protein is MDHIGISGGGEGGVVSPAQPSSPERRYKGVRLRKWGRWVSEIRMPNSRERIWLGSYESAEKAARAFDAAAVCLRGSRGAGSLNFPESPPPDVRRRFPGAALTVEQIQAEAARHANRPFPANTAAAGGSSSSYSISQRQEAAAPARSTSNDDTAMSSVPSTDGGAADYDGGDDVIDWSFMDTLPAMSSSAASTNADLVPAMDDFMYGFLHTMPPSPCEDGGEDVMIDGNCNMDQTFFSVDLWRF